Part of the Candidatus Thiothrix putei genome, AAGATTGCCCAACTCAAACAAACCTACCTGCAAGCAGGCAAACCCGTGATCAGCATTGACACCAAAAAGAAGGAACTGCTGGGCAACTTTTACCGTGAAGGGGTAACGGATGCCGTCGAACCCACGGAGGTCAATGACCATGACTTCCCCAGCTATGGCAATGGTCAGGTGATCCCCCACGGCATCTACGACCTTGCCCGCAACGAAGCGGCACTGCACCTGAACACCAGCCACGACACCACCGAGTTTGCCTGCGAAAGCCTTGGCTTATGGTGGCGTGAGCAAGGGAAACCCAACTACCCCGAAGCTGACGAGCTGTTGGTCTTATGTGACGGTGGTGGCAGCAACAGTTCCTCTGCGTACCTGTTCAAGCAAGACTTGCAGGCATTGGCGGACAGCCTGAACCTGACAATACGCATCGCCCACTACCCGCCCTATTGCTCCAAATACAACCCGATTGAACACCGACTGTTCCCCCATGTGACCCGTGCCTGCCGGGGTGTGCCGTTGGAAACGGTCGAAACCGCCAAACACTACATGGCAAAAACGGAAACCACCACTGGCTTGAAGGTCGCTGTCCGCATCATCAGTAAAGTTTTTGAAACCGGGCGCAAGTATACCCAAGCGTTCAAGGATAACATGACCATCCAGTTCGATGACTTCCTGCCAAAATGGAACTACTCCGCTGTCCCTCAGTCCCCCTGATTTCGGGAAGTTATTTCGGGACAGTTCCTAAACAACGGGCGTATGGCAGCTTCCTGTTTGAAGATGCATTGGGGCGCGGGCAATTGGTTGCTGAAAATGAATTGGTCGCCTGTTTCCAGAATACGCGGGTACAACTGTTGGTGATGTCCGCCTGTTTGAGTGCCAAACAACACCCCGACTACCCGCATAACGGTTTGAGTGCAGCGTTGTATCGGGTGGGGATTCCGCACGTTATCGGGATGCGTGAATCGGTGTTTGACAAGGCGGGCATCCAGTTTGCCAAAGCCTTGCTGCTCAAATTGGGTAAGCACAGCACGGTGGATGTGGCATTACAACACGCCCGCGCCGCGATTACCCAACCCTTCAAGGAAGCGGGTGGCTACCGCGATAGCAACAACCCGCTACGCA contains:
- a CDS encoding ISAzo13 family transposase → MDEHFRQVLKDHTAGDPMREAVKWTNLSRRQIARRMQALGTSAGKNVVSRLLREHGYRRRKPQKKRTMGQHADRNAQFEKIAQLKQTYLQAGKPVISIDTKKKELLGNFYREGVTDAVEPTEVNDHDFPSYGNGQVIPHGIYDLARNEAALHLNTSHDTTEFACESLGLWWREQGKPNYPEADELLVLCDGGGSNSSSAYLFKQDLQALADSLNLTIRIAHYPPYCSKYNPIEHRLFPHVTRACRGVPLETVETAKHYMAKTETTTGLKVAVRIISKVFETGRKYTQAFKDNMTIQFDDFLPKWNYSAVPQSP